The Nitrospirota bacterium genome has a segment encoding these proteins:
- the nadB gene encoding L-aspartate oxidase — MNYTEEHIQTDFLIIGGGVAGLRAAVELASNGEVLVVTKDAPSESSSEYAQGGVAVALSDEDEISIHLDDTIRAGDGLCLRKAVGTLVEEGPTRIRELILWGAEFDKEGSKLAFTQEAAHTKRRILHAQGDSTGREIMRVLTDKVRSSRTVSKIDFAFTRDLIIREGRCVGAVVCQQALKKVLIISARAVLLATGGAGQLYKRTTNPAVSTGDGMAMAFRAGAELVDMEFVQFHPTALFREGAPQFLLSEAMRGEGGMLKNINGVRFMDDYSPSRELAPRDVVTRAIHAEMAATGADHVFLDMTHLNAGYVMQRFPRIYRTCKGLGIDITAEPIPVSPAAHYIMGGVRTDLWGATSVPGLFAAGETACTGVHGANRLASNSLLEGLVYGERAGLAASRYARRHVNRPARLSRNLPMRKDHGPEKAAGVSEIRVSLKRLMWEKVGIVRNKQDLTGALRQLREWDRLMKGHGPDRSLFELRNMLTSSMLITRSALLREGSVGAHFRSDFPGKGKNWRKRTIITK, encoded by the coding sequence ATGAACTATACCGAAGAACACATCCAGACCGACTTCCTCATCATCGGCGGCGGCGTTGCCGGCCTGCGGGCCGCTGTCGAGCTGGCAAGCAACGGCGAGGTGCTGGTCGTGACCAAGGATGCGCCGTCGGAGAGCAGCAGCGAGTACGCCCAGGGCGGCGTGGCCGTGGCTCTTTCCGACGAGGACGAGATCTCGATCCACCTCGACGACACGATCAGGGCCGGCGACGGCCTGTGCCTGCGCAAGGCCGTGGGGACCCTCGTCGAAGAGGGCCCGACGCGCATCCGGGAACTCATCCTCTGGGGCGCCGAGTTCGACAAGGAGGGATCGAAGCTCGCCTTCACCCAGGAAGCCGCCCATACCAAGAGGCGGATCCTCCACGCCCAGGGCGACTCTACGGGCCGGGAGATCATGCGCGTGCTGACCGACAAGGTCCGCTCCTCCCGGACCGTCTCCAAGATCGATTTTGCTTTCACGCGCGACCTCATCATCCGGGAGGGGCGTTGCGTGGGCGCCGTCGTCTGCCAGCAGGCGCTCAAAAAGGTCCTGATCATTTCGGCCCGCGCCGTCCTGCTCGCAACGGGGGGGGCAGGCCAGCTCTACAAGCGCACGACGAACCCGGCGGTCTCGACCGGCGACGGCATGGCCATGGCCTTCCGGGCGGGCGCCGAACTGGTGGACATGGAATTCGTGCAGTTCCATCCCACCGCGCTCTTCCGCGAGGGCGCGCCGCAGTTCCTGCTGTCCGAAGCCATGCGCGGAGAGGGCGGCATGCTCAAAAACATCAACGGCGTGCGGTTCATGGACGACTACTCGCCCTCGCGCGAGCTCGCGCCTCGCGACGTGGTCACCCGCGCCATCCACGCGGAAATGGCGGCGACCGGAGCCGACCATGTCTTCCTGGACATGACCCACCTGAACGCCGGCTATGTCATGCAGCGGTTCCCGCGCATCTACCGGACGTGCAAGGGCCTCGGCATCGACATCACCGCAGAGCCGATCCCGGTATCGCCCGCCGCTCATTACATCATGGGCGGCGTCAGGACGGACCTCTGGGGAGCGACGAGCGTACCGGGCCTCTTTGCGGCCGGCGAGACCGCATGTACCGGTGTGCACGGCGCAAACCGACTCGCGAGCAATTCTCTGCTGGAGGGGCTGGTGTATGGCGAGCGGGCGGGCCTCGCGGCGTCGCGCTATGCCAGGAGGCACGTCAACCGGCCTGCGCGCCTGTCGCGGAACCTGCCGATGCGGAAGGACCATGGCCCTGAAAAGGCCGCGGGAGTTTCCGAGATACGGGTGTCGCTCAAGAGACTGATGTGGGAGAAGGTCGGGATCGTGCGCAACAAGCAGGACCTGACCGGGGCGCTCAGACAGCTCCGGGAGTGGGACCGGCTCATGAAAGGACACGGTCCGGACCGCAGCCTTTTCGAACTCAGGAACATGCTCACGTCATCCATGCTCATCACCCGCTCGGCATTATTAAGGGAGGGCAGTGTGGGCGCTCATTTCAGGAGCGATTTCCCGGGGAAGGGGAAGAACTGGAGAAAAAGGACCATAATTACGAAATGA
- a CDS encoding Slp family lipoprotein — MKKVLILAAMGAAVALLSSCAPVLSRDLMRQGERDVSLARLRETPDAYRGKVFILGGIIVNDRLTAQGSELEVLYVPVDSFGYPKTGEEMQGRYLAVYAKQKGMLDPVVYKAGREVTLAGEFRETREGKIDEMDYVYPLFEIRQVYLWEEEPLYYAYPYPYSYYDYGPYGYNPYWGPWPPPPGWW, encoded by the coding sequence ATGAAAAAGGTATTGATCCTGGCGGCAATGGGAGCCGCCGTTGCGCTTCTTTCCTCCTGCGCTCCGGTTCTGAGCCGTGATCTGATGAGGCAGGGGGAGCGGGATGTCTCGCTGGCCCGGCTTCGGGAAACGCCGGATGCATACCGCGGTAAGGTGTTCATTCTCGGCGGCATCATCGTGAATGACCGCTTGACCGCGCAGGGCTCGGAGCTTGAGGTATTGTACGTGCCCGTGGACTCGTTCGGGTACCCGAAGACGGGAGAAGAGATGCAGGGAAGGTATCTGGCGGTCTACGCGAAGCAGAAGGGCATGCTCGATCCTGTTGTGTACAAGGCGGGGAGGGAGGTCACTCTTGCCGGTGAGTTCCGGGAGACAAGGGAGGGTAAGATCGACGAGATGGATTATGTTTATCCCCTTTTCGAGATCAGGCAGGTCTATCTCTGGGAAGAGGAGCCGCTCTATTACGCCTATCCCTATCCGTATTCCTATTATGATTATGGCCCGTACGGGTATAATCCCTACTGGGGGCCGTGGCCGCCTCCACCCGGATGGTGGTGA